The following coding sequences lie in one Arachis ipaensis cultivar K30076 chromosome B03, Araip1.1, whole genome shotgun sequence genomic window:
- the LOC107632136 gene encoding PLASMODESMATA CALLOSE-BINDING PROTEIN 3-like, with amino-acid sequence MGTRSLHLALFSLCLIFSSGLRISYVLGTQLDDVPIVNPTTPGTENPNPSTNPTYQAPDTTGQNPTTPNTNPTTPTTNTNPTTPTTNTNPTTPTTTPTSSSGGQWCVAKQGASDTTLQVALDYACGYGGADCSAIQPGASCYEPNTVRDHASYAFNQYFQKNPVPTSCDFGGTATLSNNDPSTGNCHWASPTSTSTSTPPPPTDVIPPPATYESPPSPATTMTPTPPDMTMPGGSSVYGSEPTESPNAATTAFSSLLLLVACSLLVPLQLANFI; translated from the exons ATGGGAACTAGAAGTTTGCACCTGGCATTATTCTCCCTCTGCCTTATATTCAGCTCAG GTTTAAGAATATCGTATGTTTTAGGTACACAACTGGATGATGTTCCTATAGTCAATCCTACAACTCCAGGGACAGAAAATCCAAATCCTTCGACAAACCCAACATATCAAGCACCAGACACCACAGGGCAAAACCCCACAACCCCAAACACAAATCCTACAACCCCAACCACAAACACAAATCCTACAACCCCAACCACAAACACAAATCCTACAACCCCAACTACCACTCCTACGTCATCATCAGGTGGGCAATGGTGTGTTGCTAAACAAGGGGCCTCAGACACTACTCTACAGGTTGCCCTTGACTACGCTTGTGGTTATGGAGGTGCAGACTGCTCAGCAATTCAACCAGGAGCTTCCTGTTATGAACCAAACACTGTCCGTGACCATGCTTCTTATGCTTTCAATCAATATTTCCAGAAGAATCCTGTACCTACCAGCTGTGACTTTGGAGGAACAGCAACATTATCAAACAATGATCCAA GTACTGGGAACTGCCACTGGGCATCACCCACTTCAACAAG CACAAGCACGCCACCACCACCAACAGATGTCATCCCGCCACCAGCAACATATGAAAGTCCACCAAGTCCAGCAACTACTATGACCCCAACTCCACCAGATATGACAATGCCAGGTGGATCATCAGTCTATGGTTCAGAACCAACAGAAAGCCCCAATGCAGCCACAACTGCCTTTTCTTCCTTGCTGCTGTTGGTCGCATGCAGTCTCCTTGTACCACTTCAATTAGCAAATTTTATTTAG
- the LOC107632138 gene encoding cold-regulated 413 inner membrane protein 1, chloroplastic isoform X1 → MLSSSAVSLSSSATAFSLYNTKRIVSTAGSRASCLRISSSPLLSLSSSLSLSHAFNPLSLRSLIAQRDERIAKSRSRGRGVNVVCSAVPLTFRDLRWISTVSSVVLILARGTPVHKSFLVPLFALQAPAAVIAWIKGTYGVWLAFVALLVRLFFYIPEFSAGSLFQGELELPFLALLLVILSPYEVMRFRDTKEGAIISLLIAVYLAYQHFSRTSLQKSLDQGSIVATIAVVCITIASLLLLI, encoded by the exons ATGTTGTCTTCTTCAGCAGTTTCTCTCTCTTCATCTGCAACAGCTTTCTCTCTCTACAATACCAAAAGGATCGTGAGCACTGCTGGCAGCAGGGCCTCATGCCTCCGTATATCTTCTTCTCctctactctctctctcatcgTCGCTCTCCCTCTCCCATGCCTTCAATCCCCTCAG CTTAAGGTCTTTGATCGCTCAACGTGATGAAAGGATCGCCAAGTCGAGGAGCAGAGGCAGAGGTGTTAATGTTGTTTGCTCTGCCGTTCCTCTCACCTTTCGCGATTTGCGTTGGATCTCCACCGTTTCTTCTGT GGTTTTGATACTGGCAAGGGGCACCCCTGTGCATAAATCATTCCTTGTTCCATTGTTTGCTTTGCAAGCACCTGCTGCTGTCATTGCCTGGATCAA AGGTACATATGGTGTGTGGTTGGCATTTGTAGCACTTCTGGTTCGACTCTTCTTCTATATTCCTG AATTTTCTGCtggatctttatttcaaggtGAACTTGAGTTGCCATTTCTAGCACTTCTCTTGGTCATCCTTTCCCCTTATGAGGTCATGAGATTTAG GGACACAAAAGAAGGTGCTATCATTTCATTATTGATTGCAGTGTATTTGGCTTACCAGCATTTCTCAAGAACAAGTTTACAGAAATCACTTGATCAAGGTTCAATTGTTGCCACCATAGCTGTTGTTTGTATCACTATTGCATCTTTGTTGCTTCTGATCTGA
- the LOC107632138 gene encoding cold-regulated 413 inner membrane protein 1, chloroplastic isoform X2, which yields MLSSSAVSLSSSATAFSLYNTKRIVSTAGSRASCLRISSSPLLSLSSSLSLSHAFNPLSLRSLIAQRDERIAKSRSRGRGVNVVCSAVPLTFRDLRWISTVSSVVLILARGTPVHKSFLVPLFALQAPAAVIAWIKGTYGVWLAFVALLVRLFFYIPGELELPFLALLLVILSPYEVMRFRDTKEGAIISLLIAVYLAYQHFSRTSLQKSLDQGSIVATIAVVCITIASLLLLI from the exons ATGTTGTCTTCTTCAGCAGTTTCTCTCTCTTCATCTGCAACAGCTTTCTCTCTCTACAATACCAAAAGGATCGTGAGCACTGCTGGCAGCAGGGCCTCATGCCTCCGTATATCTTCTTCTCctctactctctctctcatcgTCGCTCTCCCTCTCCCATGCCTTCAATCCCCTCAG CTTAAGGTCTTTGATCGCTCAACGTGATGAAAGGATCGCCAAGTCGAGGAGCAGAGGCAGAGGTGTTAATGTTGTTTGCTCTGCCGTTCCTCTCACCTTTCGCGATTTGCGTTGGATCTCCACCGTTTCTTCTGT GGTTTTGATACTGGCAAGGGGCACCCCTGTGCATAAATCATTCCTTGTTCCATTGTTTGCTTTGCAAGCACCTGCTGCTGTCATTGCCTGGATCAA AGGTACATATGGTGTGTGGTTGGCATTTGTAGCACTTCTGGTTCGACTCTTCTTCTATATTCCTG gtGAACTTGAGTTGCCATTTCTAGCACTTCTCTTGGTCATCCTTTCCCCTTATGAGGTCATGAGATTTAG GGACACAAAAGAAGGTGCTATCATTTCATTATTGATTGCAGTGTATTTGGCTTACCAGCATTTCTCAAGAACAAGTTTACAGAAATCACTTGATCAAGGTTCAATTGTTGCCACCATAGCTGTTGTTTGTATCACTATTGCATCTTTGTTGCTTCTGATCTGA